In Chamaesiphon minutus PCC 6605, a genomic segment contains:
- a CDS encoding transposase, translating to MASLFVTLFVVCGKANFTNLSRYGEYSERTYRRHYQKSFDFIPFHAQTIAAAIEPSREQIAAIDCSFISKSGKQTWGVDNFYNGSISKSQKGLEISVISVVDVMAHQGYTLSVQQTAKTERQPIPSAQPTAKKKRKSKSKAKAKAKAKAKTEPVISERVKGYLEQLKTARAHFPTAVKYLTADSFYSKKSVVDGVVALDLHLVSKLRIDADLRYCYTGEQKPKGAPRKYDGKVDLSDLSRLELSGELADGTKMYSQVVWHVSLKRQIRIVYLVDQRNPDKQRVALLFSTDTTITPIRLYEYYKSRFQIEFIFRDAKQFTGLCDCQSRQQQSLDFHFNASLAALNIAKLEQQQTQSDTGEGSQRQSFSMATYKRLALNGHLLERFISMLGLDPTFIKSHPNYDLLLQYGSLAP from the coding sequence TTGGCCAGTCTATTTGTAACATTGTTTGTGGTATGTGGCAAGGCGAATTTCACAAATCTCAGTCGGTATGGAGAGTATAGCGAACGAACATATCGTCGCCACTACCAAAAATCATTCGATTTCATTCCTTTCCATGCACAGACGATCGCAGCAGCGATTGAACCAAGTAGAGAGCAGATTGCAGCGATTGACTGCTCATTTATCAGCAAAAGTGGAAAGCAGACATGGGGAGTGGACAATTTCTACAATGGTAGTATCAGTAAATCCCAAAAAGGGTTAGAAATTTCCGTGATTTCAGTGGTAGACGTGATGGCCCATCAAGGTTATACGCTCTCGGTGCAACAAACAGCAAAAACAGAACGCCAACCGATTCCATCAGCACAACCAACAGCAAAGAAGAAACGTAAATCGAAGTCCAAAGCCAAAGCCAAAGCCAAAGCCAAAGCGAAAACAGAACCAGTAATTTCTGAGCGAGTCAAAGGCTATCTGGAACAACTCAAAACAGCTCGTGCCCATTTTCCCACCGCCGTTAAGTATCTAACCGCAGACAGCTTTTATAGCAAAAAATCTGTTGTCGATGGGGTCGTTGCGCTAGACCTCCATTTAGTCAGTAAATTACGGATTGATGCCGATCTTCGCTATTGCTACACTGGAGAGCAAAAGCCGAAAGGTGCGCCACGTAAGTATGATGGCAAGGTAGATTTAAGTGATTTGTCTCGACTGGAATTAAGTGGTGAGTTGGCTGATGGCACCAAAATGTATAGCCAAGTGGTTTGGCATGTCTCACTCAAACGCCAAATCCGCATCGTTTATTTGGTTGACCAACGCAATCCCGACAAGCAGCGAGTGGCGTTGCTTTTTTCTACGGACACGACCATCACGCCAATCCGTCTATACGAGTACTACAAATCCCGCTTTCAAATCGAGTTCATTTTTCGTGATGCTAAACAATTTACGGGGCTTTGCGACTGCCAATCCCGCCAACAACAATCGCTGGATTTTCATTTCAATGCGTCCCTAGCAGCTCTTAACATTGCCAAGCTTGAGCAACAACAAACTCAGTCGGATACTGGTGAAGGTTCACAACGGCAATCTTTTTCAATGGCAACTTACAAGCGGCTCGCACTCAATGGACATCTACTTGAGCGGTTTATTTCCATGTTAGGACTTGACCCGACTTTCATTAAATCCCATCCTAACTACGATCTCCTTCTCCAGTATGGCTCTCTGGCTCCCTAA
- a CDS encoding VOC family protein produces MPFYNGIVTSKLLESKEFYTKNLGFSVKFENEWFVLLELDGRELAFMQPNLEFQNQIFRGEYGGKGLWLTVEVADVEAEYQRIQNLGIPIVVELRQEDWGETHFSIADPNGIGVDFVKYTAPESK; encoded by the coding sequence ATGCCTTTCTACAACGGAATAGTGACAAGCAAACTTCTAGAGTCAAAAGAGTTTTACACGAAAAATTTGGGGTTTTCGGTCAAGTTTGAAAACGAGTGGTTCGTTCTGCTTGAGCTTGACGGACGCGAACTCGCTTTTATGCAGCCGAATTTGGAGTTTCAAAATCAGATATTTCGCGGTGAATATGGCGGCAAAGGGCTTTGGTTGACGGTTGAAGTCGCTGATGTCGAAGCTGAATATCAACGCATTCAAAACTTAGGCATCCCCATCGTCGTCGAGCTTCGACAGGAAGATTGGGGCGAAACGCATTTTTCGATTGCCGATCCGAACGGAATCGGCGTTGACTTTGTGAAATACACAGCACCGGAATCAAAGTAG
- a CDS encoding MerR family transcriptional regulator — MQPVTIKVGDLAKQTGVSVRTLHYYDEIGLLSPSHRTETGYRLYGEADIIRLQQIVSLRQIGFSLDEIRECLGKSNFSFVYVMQLHIERVREQIALFQKLLNRLESIAQTVNSVEPVSVEVLIQTIEAICMLEKYYTPEQLETLKQRRELLGEEQMRQVQADWQELIEQVQAEMEKGTDPASEPVKALARRSLELIQLFTGGDPGIEQSLNRMYQQEKPEIASRGAIDAAMSEYMDRARAALEQAE, encoded by the coding sequence ATGCAGCCAGTCACGATCAAAGTCGGCGATCTCGCTAAACAAACTGGAGTCTCGGTGCGGACGTTGCACTACTACGATGAGATCGGCTTACTCTCGCCGTCTCACCGGACTGAAACGGGCTATCGCCTGTATGGCGAGGCTGACATTATCCGATTGCAGCAAATTGTTTCGTTGCGGCAAATCGGGTTCTCGTTGGACGAAATTCGCGAATGTCTTGGGAAATCTAATTTTTCGTTCGTGTATGTAATGCAACTTCACATCGAACGAGTACGAGAACAAATTGCACTTTTCCAAAAACTGCTCAACCGTTTGGAGAGCATTGCTCAAACTGTGAATTCGGTAGAACCTGTTTCTGTCGAAGTTTTGATTCAAACCATTGAGGCTATTTGTATGTTGGAAAAATATTACACACCCGAACAATTGGAAACCCTCAAGCAACGCCGAGAACTCCTGGGTGAAGAGCAGATGCGTCAGGTACAAGCCGATTGGCAAGAGTTGATCGAGCAGGTACAGGCTGAGATGGAGAAGGGCACCGATCCAGCGAGCGAACCTGTGAAAGCTTTGGCTCGACGCTCACTGGAATTGATTCAATTGTTTACTGGCGGCGATCCTGGCATCGAGCAGTCCTTAAACCGGATGTATCAGCAAGAGAAGCCGGAAATCGCCAGTCGAGGGGCGATCGATGCTGCAATGTCAGAATATATGGATCGAGCCAGGGCTGCCCTGGAGCAAGCCGAATAA
- a CDS encoding SDR family NAD(P)-dependent oxidoreductase — MSFKTILVAGASRGIGLAVAEHLASQCDRLLAVSRTESPIGEWVQADLSDLEGVETVAKAIGEDSLDALLYMGGTWETHAFTSQYRFEDCTDADIAQVIAVNLVAPIRLVKALLPALRRSDNPKIVFMGALSGRDNFPGREVANSASKFGLRGVVHSLREELRSQQIGVTVINPGNVGTPEVLADLAADNLSGGEALPLSDLLSIIDCILSLSRATCIKEIDVPAMLGEGA, encoded by the coding sequence ATGTCATTCAAGACGATTCTTGTTGCTGGTGCAAGCCGTGGCATTGGGCTTGCCGTTGCTGAACATTTAGCATCTCAATGCGATCGCTTGCTAGCAGTTTCGCGCACTGAGTCACCGATCGGGGAGTGGGTTCAGGCAGATTTGTCTGATCTAGAAGGTGTGGAAACGGTCGCAAAGGCGATCGGGGAAGATTCTTTAGATGCACTACTATACATGGGAGGCACTTGGGAAACTCATGCATTTACTAGCCAATATCGTTTTGAAGATTGCACCGATGCGGACATTGCCCAAGTGATTGCGGTAAATTTAGTCGCTCCGATTCGGTTGGTGAAAGCCTTGCTGCCTGCTTTGCGACGATCGGACAATCCAAAAATTGTGTTCATGGGTGCGCTCTCTGGTCGAGACAATTTTCCAGGGCGAGAAGTTGCCAATAGTGCATCTAAGTTTGGGTTACGGGGTGTGGTGCATTCATTGCGCGAAGAATTGCGATCGCAGCAAATCGGTGTCACGGTAATTAACCCTGGTAATGTTGGCACACCTGAAGTCCTAGCCGATCTTGCAGCAGATAATCTGTCCGGTGGGGAAGCACTTCCACTAAGCGATCTTTTGAGTATTATTGATTGCATTCTCTCCTTGTCACGGGCGACTTGTATCAAGGAAATTGACGTACCTGCAATGTTAGGTGAGGGGGCTTGA
- a CDS encoding class I SAM-dependent DNA methyltransferase, producing MLRFSTFDRRNYRTVAAHEGYAQWAGTYEDTVKQDMDLWLLDQIQSVNWSAVERCADLGCGTGRTAAWLASKGVREIDGVDATSEMLDLARKRDVFASLRVADVCTTGLPTASYDSIVTCLVDEHLAELAPLYAEAARLARRGATYVLVGFHPFFIMAAGMPTHFQGDNGEPVAIETHIHLLSDHVQAALAAGWQLLELREQVIDDRWIETKPSWSVYRDVPISFVWVWRQCEN from the coding sequence ATGCTGCGTTTCTCTACATTCGATCGACGCAACTACCGAACTGTGGCAGCGCATGAAGGCTACGCTCAATGGGCTGGGACATACGAGGACACTGTAAAGCAGGATATGGATCTGTGGTTGCTCGACCAGATCCAAAGCGTTAATTGGAGTGCAGTCGAGCGTTGCGCGGATCTCGGCTGCGGCACGGGACGCACTGCTGCATGGCTAGCGAGCAAGGGCGTACGGGAGATCGATGGTGTCGATGCCACCTCCGAGATGCTGGATCTGGCTCGCAAACGGGACGTTTTCGCGTCCCTCCGAGTGGCGGATGTTTGTACGACCGGACTGCCAACGGCTAGTTACGACTCGATCGTGACGTGCCTCGTTGACGAACATCTTGCTGAGCTTGCACCGTTGTACGCGGAAGCAGCGCGGCTGGCGCGACGTGGCGCGACGTATGTACTTGTTGGCTTTCATCCATTCTTCATTATGGCGGCAGGGATGCCTACGCACTTCCAAGGAGACAATGGAGAGCCAGTCGCAATCGAGACGCACATCCATCTGTTGTCTGACCATGTACAGGCGGCACTTGCGGCGGGCTGGCAACTGCTCGAATTACGCGAACAGGTCATCGACGATCGTTGGATCGAGACGAAGCCGAGTTGGTCAGTCTATCGGGATGTGCCAATCAGTTTCGTGTGGGTGTGGCGGCAGTGTGAGAATTGA
- a CDS encoding DUF4037 domain-containing protein, which yields MNEHSVWRISLAHKIAPAFTANPKVEACFVFGSAVLGISDQYSDLELAFIWSKLPSAEELQVKAQSVGVTGWEIEPRGETTQGWLEQFYLSGMKVEAGHWARDTIDNIVIDVVERYDVSQNGLVFEKQAIAFHLQRAVVLQGEDIIKQWQTQLSPYPEELTVAMVQKHLKFRPFDGQHILTDRLEIPMLYENKCAIVRRLLNILFGLNRVYHPGFKWTRYWAEEMSIKPSGFFNRLERVFQADAVSGIHELRQLVEEVFDLVERTLPQVDLKQQREIFDRTYPRWKLPVDD from the coding sequence ATGAATGAGCACAGCGTATGGCGAATTTCCTTGGCTCACAAAATAGCTCCCGCTTTCACTGCTAATCCCAAAGTTGAAGCTTGTTTTGTGTTTGGCTCGGCAGTATTAGGGATTTCAGACCAATATTCAGACCTTGAATTGGCGTTTATCTGGTCAAAACTACCTTCTGCCGAAGAATTACAAGTCAAAGCGCAGAGTGTTGGTGTCACAGGGTGGGAAATTGAGCCGCGTGGGGAAACAACACAGGGGTGGTTGGAGCAGTTCTATCTGTCTGGTATGAAAGTCGAAGCAGGTCATTGGGCGCGAGATACAATCGACAACATCGTGATTGATGTTGTTGAGCGTTACGATGTGTCGCAAAACGGACTTGTGTTTGAGAAGCAAGCGATCGCATTTCATCTTCAACGCGCAGTGGTTCTTCAGGGTGAAGACATCATTAAACAATGGCAAACTCAGCTTTCTCCTTATCCTGAAGAACTTACAGTTGCAATGGTTCAAAAGCATCTGAAGTTCCGCCCATTTGATGGTCAACACATCTTGACCGATCGCCTTGAGATTCCGATGCTGTACGAAAACAAGTGCGCCATTGTGCGAAGGCTGCTCAACATACTGTTCGGGCTGAACCGCGTTTATCATCCCGGCTTCAAGTGGACACGCTACTGGGCTGAAGAAATGAGCATCAAACCGTCTGGTTTTTTCAATCGGCTAGAGCGTGTTTTTCAAGCTGATGCTGTAAGCGGAATTCATGAGCTACGCCAACTTGTTGAGGAAGTTTTCGATCTTGTGGAAAGGACATTACCCCAAGTCGATCTCAAGCAGCAGCGCGAGATATTCGATCGGACTTACCCCAGGTGGAAGTTGCCCGTTGATGATTGA
- a CDS encoding TetR/AcrR family transcriptional regulator, which yields MSAKLTKAEQTQRTRRAILDRARHLFATKGYAAAGTEEMIGELGITRGALYHQFNDKLGVFKAVVAEAYSDMANYISTKVQPLDDPWEQLVIGCQAFLEIAQQEGLRRLVFIEAPAVLAADTLVEFDQYGFGLLYESIQRVVDEGKLNTIDPEGFAHLVNGSLNELAAWVAQSDDPERLKTAQRLVETLLTRHQNSILRTPFEKKNDR from the coding sequence ATGTCTGCCAAATTGACCAAAGCTGAACAAACCCAACGTACCCGCCGTGCTATTCTCGATCGAGCGCGTCATCTATTTGCGACAAAAGGATATGCAGCCGCTGGAACTGAGGAGATGATCGGCGAACTGGGAATTACTCGCGGAGCGTTGTATCACCAATTCAACGATAAGCTGGGAGTCTTCAAGGCTGTCGTTGCCGAAGCATATAGCGACATGGCTAACTACATCAGCACCAAGGTACAGCCGCTAGACGATCCTTGGGAGCAGTTAGTGATTGGCTGTCAGGCGTTTTTAGAAATTGCACAACAAGAGGGTTTGCGGCGTTTAGTATTTATTGAAGCTCCAGCAGTGTTGGCAGCAGATACCTTAGTTGAGTTTGACCAGTATGGGTTTGGGTTGCTCTATGAGTCAATTCAGAGGGTCGTCGATGAGGGAAAACTGAACACGATCGATCCTGAGGGCTTTGCTCATTTGGTGAATGGTTCGCTCAATGAGTTAGCCGCATGGGTTGCACAGTCAGACGATCCAGAACGGTTGAAAACGGCTCAAAGGTTAGTCGAAACGTTATTGACTCGGCATCAGAATTCAATACTCCGGACACCTTTTGAGAAGAAAAATGATCGATAG
- a CDS encoding ExeA family protein — translation MLTEVAIHFGLDKEFRQAGYHETAAQKQLLQDLKIAAQSGSLVALTGIIGSGKTTTLRRLFTVLMKENKILVSKSISIEKNRSTMTTLISALFYDLSTDDKEVKIPASGEKRERDLRDLIKKRKKPVVLFVDEAHDLHYSTLKGLKRLIEMVEDGGGLLSVLLAGHPKLKNDLRRPTMEEIGSRSTILTLEGMVGSQREYITWLIDVCGSEETKLSDVLTVEAVDILSERLRTPLQIQQHLMLAMEAAYQAGEKPVTGAIVESVLSKQIDDLEPKLTRHGYDLRGLADQFHAKPAEIKLFFRGQLDPARTKELTDQMLMAGLPI, via the coding sequence ATGCTGACTGAAGTAGCGATCCATTTTGGCTTGGACAAGGAGTTTAGACAGGCAGGATATCATGAGACTGCCGCTCAAAAACAGCTATTGCAAGATCTCAAGATTGCCGCTCAATCTGGTTCATTAGTGGCTTTAACGGGAATTATCGGCAGTGGGAAAACGACAACATTACGCCGCTTGTTTACGGTGTTAATGAAAGAGAATAAGATTCTAGTTTCTAAGTCAATCTCAATTGAGAAGAATCGGTCTACGATGACAACGTTGATTTCTGCGCTGTTTTATGATTTATCGACTGATGATAAAGAGGTAAAGATTCCGGCATCAGGAGAAAAGCGCGAGCGGGATTTACGGGACTTGATTAAGAAGCGGAAGAAACCCGTTGTCTTATTCGTAGATGAAGCACACGATCTACATTACAGCACGCTCAAAGGATTGAAGCGGCTGATAGAAATGGTTGAAGATGGCGGTGGACTTCTCTCAGTTCTACTGGCGGGTCATCCCAAGTTAAAAAATGATTTACGTCGTCCGACGATGGAAGAGATCGGCTCTCGGTCTACGATTTTGACTTTGGAGGGGATGGTAGGAAGTCAAAGAGAATATATCACTTGGTTGATTGATGTTTGTGGATCTGAGGAAACTAAGCTCTCAGATGTGTTGACGGTTGAGGCAGTTGACATCCTCAGTGAACGATTGAGAACTCCACTCCAAATCCAACAGCATTTGATGCTGGCAATGGAGGCTGCTTATCAGGCTGGTGAAAAGCCTGTGACTGGGGCGATTGTGGAATCGGTACTATCGAAACAAATTGATGATTTGGAGCCAAAGTTGACGCGACATGGTTACGATCTGCGGGGCTTGGCAGATCAGTTTCATGCCAAACCAGCAGAGATTAAGTTGTTCTTTCGGGGTCAACTCGATCCGGCTCGGACGAAGGAGTTAACCGACCAGATGTTGATGGCTGGGTTGCCAATCTGA
- a CDS encoding protein-tyrosine phosphatase family protein has protein sequence MYKFSAASENELIVFGSARPGYSNEKVNEWIEFMHSQEIERVCCLLPESQLARYSNLLEVYRQTFGIDQVCWAPIEDFNFADPDLLIHQILPFLATANQKNEKVVVHCSGGVGRTGHVLAAWLVAGRGLSNTAAIAAVKQTGKNPYEAIVAAPFKGRNPWKVAAELDLLLDECNRLRGKLV, from the coding sequence ATGTACAAATTTTCCGCTGCTTCGGAGAATGAACTCATCGTGTTTGGCTCTGCCCGCCCCGGATACAGCAATGAGAAAGTCAACGAGTGGATTGAGTTTATGCACAGCCAAGAGATCGAGCGGGTCTGCTGTTTGCTTCCCGAATCTCAGCTCGCTCGCTATTCCAATCTGCTTGAAGTTTATCGACAAACTTTCGGGATCGACCAAGTGTGCTGGGCACCGATCGAGGATTTTAACTTTGCCGATCCTGACCTGCTGATTCATCAAATTTTGCCGTTCTTAGCTACTGCTAATCAGAAAAATGAGAAGGTTGTTGTGCATTGCTCTGGTGGAGTTGGGCGCACGGGGCACGTTCTAGCCGCTTGGCTTGTGGCTGGACGAGGACTCTCCAATACAGCCGCGATCGCAGCCGTTAAGCAAACTGGGAAAAATCCCTATGAAGCGATCGTCGCCGCTCCTTTCAAGGGACGCAATCCTTGGAAAGTTGCGGCGGAACTCGATCTGCTACTGGATGAATGCAATCGATTAAGAGGCAAGTTAGTTTGA